In Papaver somniferum cultivar HN1 chromosome 1, ASM357369v1, whole genome shotgun sequence, a genomic segment contains:
- the LOC113349462 gene encoding uncharacterized protein LOC113349462, with protein sequence MDDSDNDDAVLAYQQIIENAHDLYQLMSVQVTSREIVHRDRVAADARMMQDYFKCVYGKKKFHCRFGMYRPLFLRILNKIIEMHPEFEQRLDAAGIMGHSPHTKMIVVMKCLCKEVPPDNIEDYTAMGVPTIYRYLKRFLDAMMFGFNYRYMRRPSHDDT encoded by the coding sequence ATGGACGACTCAGACAACGATGATGCCGTATTAGCGTATCAACAAATTATAGAAAATGCTCATGATTTATATCAACTTATGTCGGTTCAAGTGACATCTAGGGAAATAGTACATAGGGACCGTGTCGCCGCCGATGCCAGAATGATGCAAGACTATTTCAAATGTGTTTACGGGAAGAAAAAATTCCATTGTCGTTTTGGTATGTATCGACCACTATTTCTTCGTATCTTAAATAAAATTATAGAGATGCACCCTGAGTTCGAACAACGTCTCGATGCTGCTGGAATTATGGGTCACTCACCACACACGAAAATGATTGTTGTCATGAAGTGCTTGTGCAAGGAAGTTCCTCCGGATAACATTGAAGATTATACTGCAATGGGTGTGCCTACCATCTACAGGTATCTGAAGAGGTTTCTTGATGCCATGATGTTTGGTTTTAACTATAGATACATGCGTAGGCCCTCACATGATGATACATAA